Proteins from a genomic interval of Drosophila melanogaster chromosome 2R:
- the TppII gene encoding Tripeptidyl-peptidase II, isoform D, whose protein sequence is MFNRFRLVHKQLRLYKNFGLLGQKASVGLTLPIISLSRPYMAYMGTERSVVMITAPATKEFAESSERSNSSKKTTNKEQSDKSAESRMATSGIVESFPTGALVPKAETGVLNFLQKYPEYDGRDVTIAIFDSGVDPRATGLETLCDGKTVKVIERYDCSGCGDVDMKKKVTPDENGNIKGLSGNSLKLSPELMALNTDPEKAVRVGLKSFSDLLPSKVRNNIVAQAKLKHWDKPHKTATANASRKIVEFESQNPGEASKLPWDKKILKENLDFELEMLNSYEKVYGDIKTSYDCILFPTADGWLTIVDTTEQGDLDQALRIGEYSRTHETRNVDDFLSISVNVHDEGNVLEVVGMSSPHGTHVSSIASGNHSSRDVDGVAPNAKIVSMTIGDGRLGSMETGTALVRAMTKVMELCRDGRRIDVINMSYGEHANWSNSGRIGELMNEVVNKYGVVWVASAGNHGPALCTVGTPPDISQPSLIGVGAYVSPQMMEAEYAMREKLPGNVYTWTSRDPCIDGGQGVTVCAPGGAIASVPQFTMSKSQLMNGTSMAAPHVAGAVALLISGLKQQNIEYSPYSIKRAISVTATKLGYVDPFAQGHGLLNVEKAFEHLTEHRQSKDNMLRFSVRVGNNADKGIHLRQGVQRNSIDYNVYIEPIFYNDKEADPKDKFNFNVRLNLIASQPWVQCGAFLDLSYGTRSIAVRVDPTGLQPGVHSAVIRAYDTDCVQKGSLFEIPVTVVQPHVLESDQNTPVFEPASSKGDNSVEFQPNTIQRDFILVPERATWAELRMRITDPNRGEDIGKFFVHTNQLLPKQSCRKLETMKIVSVGSENESIMAFKVKSGRILELCIAKYWSNYGQSHLKYSLRFRGVEAHNPNAYVMHAGRGIHKLEIEALVAEDVQPQLQLKNAEVVLKPTEAKISPLSATRDVIPDGRQVYQNLLAFNLNVAKAADVSIYAPIFNDLLYEAEFESQMWMLFDANKALVATGDAHSHTSFTKLDKGEYTIRLQVRHEKRDLLEKISEANLVASFKLTSPLTLDFYENYNQCIVGGRKYVSSPLRLSTRVLYIAPITQERLTKANLPAQCAWLSGNLVFPQDEVGRRVAQHPFTYILNPAEKKSHTNGSSNGSSAAGSTATAAAVTTANGAKPKAPATPQAATSVTNPAAGDGISVQNDPPVDSSGSPASPKKGKANADDYAESFRDFQCSQIVKCELEMAEKIYNDVVAAHPKHLQANLLLIQNIESNQLKSQLPLTFVNAQKTSPPEAGESADKQKEDQKKVRSALERIVKLADKVIQETDSEALLSYYGLKNDTRADAAKIKTNMDKQKNTLIEALSKKGIAVAKLAVLDDCIKDSLAEINELYTEIIKFVDANDSKAIQFALWHAYAHGHYGRMYKYVVKLIEEKRTRDHFVELAAINGALGHEHIRTVINRMMITAFPSSFRLF, encoded by the exons ATGTTTAACAGATTCCGATTGGTGCACAAACAGCTGCGGTTATATAAGAATTTCGGGCTGCTGGGCCAGAAGGCCAGCGTGGGACTCACATTGCCGATCATCAGCTTGTCCAGGCCGTACATGGCGTATATGGGCACCGAGAGGAGCGTGGTGATGATCACCGCACCAG CTACGAAGGAATTCGCAGAGAGTTCTGAGCGCAGCAATAGCAGCAAGAAGACTACCAACAAAGAGCAGAGCGACAAATCAGCGGAGAGCAGGATGGCCACCAGCGGTATTGTCGAGTCATTTCCCACGGGCGCACTGGTGCCCAAGGCGGAGACGGGAGTCCTGAACTTTCTGCAGAAGTACCCGGAGTACGATGGACGCGACGTCACCATAGCCATCTTCGATTCCGGCGTCGATCCCCGGGCAACGGGACTGGAG ACGCTGTGCGATGGAAAGACCGTTAAAGTAATAGAGCGGTACGACTGTTCCGGATGCGGCGACGTGGACATGAAGAAGAAGGTGACGCCGGACGAGAACGGCAACATTAAGGGCCTGTCCGGAAACTCGCTCAAGCTGAGTCCGGAGCTGATGGCTCTGAACACAGATCCGGAGAAGGCGGTGCGGGTAGGCCTCAAGAGCTTCAGCGATTTGTTGCCCTCCAAGGTGCGGAACAACATTGTGGCCCAGGCCAAGCTGAAGCACTGGGACAAGCCGCACAAGACGGCCACTGCAAACGCCAGTCGCAAGATTGTTGAATTTGAGTCACAAAATCCAG GAGAAGCCTCAAAACTGCCCTGGGACAAGAAGATATTGAAAGAGAATCTAGACTTTGAGCTAGAGATGTTGAATAGCTACGAGAAGGTGTACGGCGACATTAAGACCTCCTACGATTGCATCCTTTTTCCCACGGCCGACGGATGGCTGACAATCGTCGACACCACGGAGCAGGGCGATCTGGATCAGGCTCTGCGCATTGGCGAGTATTCCCGCACGCACGAGACCCGCAATGTGGACGACTTTCTTTCCATATCGGTAAACGTCCACGACGAGGGCAACGTACTGGAGGTGGTCGGCATGAGCTCACCCCACGGCACCCACGTATCGTCTATTGCCAGCGGCAACCATAGCTCCCGGGACGTGGATGGCGTGGCGCCGAATGCTAAGATCGTTTCTATGACCATCGGTGATGGTCGACTTGGGTCTATGGAGACCGGCACGGCACTAGTGCGTGCCATGACTAAGGTGATGGAACTATGTCGCGATGGCAGACGCATCGATGTGATCAACATGAGCTATGGCGAGCATGCCAATTGGTCAAATTCCGG CCGCATTGGGGAGCTCATGAACGAGGTTGTCAACAAGTATGGCGTGGTGTGGGTGGCATCGGCCGGCAACCATGGTCCGGCACTTTGTACTGTGGGAACTCCGCCGGACATCAGCCAGCCCAGTTTGATCGGCGTGGGCGCGTACGTATCACCCCAAATGATGGAGGCCGAGTATGCGATGCGAGAAAAGCTGCCCGGGAACGTGTACACCTGGACATCGCGAGATCCCTGCATCGACGGAGGTCAAGGCGTTACCGTATGCGCTCCGGGCGGAGCCATTGCGTCCGTGCCACAGTTTACTATGAGCAAGTCCCAGCTGATGAACGGTACCAGCATGGCGGCACCTCACGTCGCCGGCGCAGTGGCGCTGCTCATCTCCGGTCTGAAGCAACAGAACATCGAGTATTCGCCGTACAGTATTAAGCGAGCGATCAGCGTCACTGCCACCAAACTGGGCTATGTAGATCCCTTTGCTCAGGGCCATGGCTTGCTCAATGTCGAGAAGGCATTCGAGCATTTGACGGAGCACCGCCAGTCCAAGGATAATATGCTCAG GTTCTCCGTGCGCGTGGGCAACAACGCAGACAAGGGCATTCATTTGCGTCAGGGCGTGCAGCGTAACTCCATCGATTACAACGTTTATATAGAGCCCATCTTCTACAATGACAAGGAGGCGG ATCCCAAGGACAAGTTTAACTTCAATGTACGGCTAAATCTGATTGCCTCGCAGCCGTGGGTGCAGTGTGGAGCTTTCTTGGATCTCAGCTATGGCACCCGCTCCATTGCCGTGCGCGTCGATCCCACTGGACTCCAGCCAGGCGTTCACAGCGCTGT GATTCGGGCTTATGACACTGACTGCGTACAGAAGGGTTCTCTCTTTGAGATTCCTGTCACGGTGGTGCAGCCCCATGTGCTGGAGTCGGATCAGAACACGCCCGTCTTCGAACCCGCCTCTTCCAAGGGAGACAACAGCGTGGAGTTTCAGCCAAACACCATTCAAAGAGACTTCATCCTGGTGCCAGAACGTGCTACTTGGGCGG AGTTGCGTATGCGTATAACCGATCCCAATCGTGGCGAGGACATTGGAAAGTTCTTTGTACACACGAACCAACTTCTTCCCAAGCAATCCTGTCGTAAGCTTGAGACCATGAAGATCGTATCGGTTGGCTCGGAAAACGAATCTATAATGGCTTTTAAAGTTAAG TCTGGCAGGATTCTGGAGCTATGCATTGCCAAGTACTGGTCCAACTACGGCCAGAGTCACCTGAAGTACAGCTTGCGTTTCCGTGGCGTGGAAGCGCACAATCCCAATGCCT ACGTCATGCATGCGGGCAGGGGAATTCATAAGCTGGAGATTGAGGCCCTGGTTGCCGAGGATGTGCAGCCCCAGCTACAGCTAAAGAATGCCGAAGTGGTGCTAAAACCGACCGAGGCCAAGATCTCGCCGCTAAGCGCCACACGAGACGTCATCCCAGATGGACGTCAGGTGTATCAGAACCTGCTGGCCTTTAACTTGAACGTGGCCAAGGCCGCAGATGTGTCGATATACGCACCGATCTTTAACGACTTGTTGTATGAAGCGGAGTTTGAGTCACAGATGTGGATGCTTTTTGATGCAAACAAGGCCCTGGTGGCCACCGGCGATGCTCACTCCCACACTTCCTTCACAAAGCTCGATAAGGGCGAATACACAATCAGACTGCAGGTGCGTCACGAGAAGCGCGACCTGCTGGAGAAGATCTCGGAGGCAAATCTGGTGGCCTCATTCAAGCTGACTAGCCCCCTCACCCTTGATTTCTATGAGAACTACAATCAGTGCATAGTGGGAGGTCGTAAATACGTCTCGAGTCCGCTAAGGCTGTCCACTCGGGTGCTTTATATCGCTCCTATTACCCAAGAGCGACTTACCAAGGCCAATCTGCCCGCTCAATGCGCCTGGCTGAGCGGCAATCTGGTATTCCCGCAAGATGAGGTCGGACGGCGAGTGGCTCAGCATCCATTTACTTACATCCTCAATCCCGCTGAGAAAAAGTCACACACGAATGGCTCGAGCAACGGTTCCAGCGCTGCAGGATCCACAGCTACGGCAGCTGCTGTCACCACTGCTAATGGCGCAAAACCGAAAGCTCCGGCGACTCCACAAGCGGCCACCTCAGTGACCAATCCTGCGGCCGGCGATGGAATTTCTGTTCAGAACGACCCGCCTGTGGACAGCAGTGGGAGTCCCGCCTCACCCAAAAAGGGCAAGGCCAATGCCGACGATTATGCCGAAAGTTTTCGCGACTTTCAATGTTCGCAGATTGTCAAGTGTG AACTGGAAATGGCAGAGAAAATCTATAATGATGTAGTCGCTGCCCATCCCAAGCATTTGCAGGCAAACCTGCTACTTATCCAGAACATCGAGTCCAATCAGCTGAAGTCGCAACTGCCGCTGACTTTCGTCAATGCTCAAAAGACATCGCCACCAGAGGCAGGCGAGAGCGCCGACAAGCAAAAGGAGGATCAAAAGAAAGTACGAAGCGCCCTGGAGCGAATTGTTAAGCTGGCCGACAAGGTGATCCAGGAGACCGATTCCGAGGCACTGCTCTCCTACTACGGTCTGAAGAACGACACTCGTGCCGATGCAGCCAAGATAAAGAC CAACATGGACAAACAGAAAAACACTCTCATTGAGGCGCTAAGCAAGAAGGGCATTGCTGTGGCAAAGCTGGCTGTATTAGACGACTGTATCAAGGATAGCCTGGCTGAGATCAACGAGCTGTATACCGAGATTATCAAGTTCGTGGACGCCAACGACTCCAAGGCCATCCAGTTCGCTCTGTGGCACGCCTATGCCCATGGCCACTACGGTCGCATGTACAAGTATGTGGTTAAGCTAATCGAGGAGAAGCGAACCCGCGATCACTTCGTGGAGCTGGCCGCCATCAACGGCGCCCTGGGTCACGAGCACATCCGTACTGTCATCAACCGTATGATGATCACTGCCTTTCCCAGCAGCTTCCGTTTGTTCTGA
- the TppII gene encoding Tripeptidyl-peptidase II, isoform F, translated as MATSGIVESFPTGALVPKAETGVLNFLQKYPEYDGRDVTIAIFDSGVDPRATGLETLCDGKTVKVIERYDCSGCGDVDMKKKVTPDENGNIKGLSGNSLKLSPELMALNTDPEKAVRVGLKSFSDLLPSKVRNNIVAQAKLKHWDKPHKTATANASRKIVEFESQNPGEASKLPWDKKILKENLDFELEMLNSYEKVYGDIKTSYDCILFPTADGWLTIVDTTEQGDLDQALRIGEYSRTHETRNVDDFLSISVNVHDEGNVLEVVGMSSPHGTHVSSIASGNHSSRDVDGVAPNAKIVSMTIGDGRLGSMETGTALVRAMTKVMELCRDGRRIDVINMSYGEHANWSNSGRIGELMNEVVNKYGVVWVASAGNHGPALCTVGTPPDISQPSLIGVGAYVSPQMMEAEYAMREKLPGNVYTWTSRDPCIDGGQGVTVCAPGGAIASVPQFTMSKSQLMNGTSMAAPHVAGAVALLISGLKQQNIEYSPYSIKRAISVTATKLGYVDPFAQGHGLLNVEKAFEHLTEHRQSKDNMLRFSVRVGNNADKGIHLRQGVQRNSIDYNVYIEPIFYNDKEADPKDKFNFNVRLNLIASQPWVQCGAFLDLSYGTRSIAVRVDPTGLQPGVHSAVIRAYDTDCVQKGSLFEIPVTVVQPHVLESDQNTPVFEPASSKGDNSVEFQPNTIQRDFILVPERATWAELRMRITDPNRGEDIGKFFVHTNQLLPKQSCRKLETMKIVSVGSENESIMAFKVKSGRILELCIAKYWSNYGQSHLKYSLRFRGVEAHNPNAYVMHAGRGIHKLEIEALVAEDVQPQLQLKNAEVVLKPTEAKISPLSATRDVIPDGRQVYQNLLAFNLNVAKAADVSIYAPIFNDLLYEAEFESQMWMLFDANKALVATGDAHSHTSFTKLDKGEYTIRLQVRHEKRDLLEKISEANLVASFKLTSPLTLDFYENYNQCIVGGRKYVSSPLRLSTRVLYIAPITQERLTKANLPAQCAWLSGNLVFPQDEVGRRVAQHPFTYILNPAEKKSHTNGSSNGSSAAGSTATAAAVTTANGAKPKAPATPQAATSVTNPAAGDGISVQNDPPVDSSGSPASPKKGKANADDYAESFRDFQCSQIVKCELEMAEKIYNDVVAAHPKHLQANLLLIQNIESNQLKSQLPLTFVNAQKTSPPEAGESADKQKEDQKKVRSALERIVKLADKVIQETDSEALLSYYGLKNDTRADAAKIKTNMDKQKNTLIEALSKKGIAVAKLAVLDDCIKDSLAEINELYTEIIKFVDANDSKAIQFALWHAYAHGHYGRMYKYVVKLIEEKRTRDHFVELAAINGALGHEHIRTVINRMMITAFPSSFRLF; from the exons ATGGCCACCAGCGGTATTGTCGAGTCATTTCCCACGGGCGCACTGGTGCCCAAGGCGGAGACGGGAGTCCTGAACTTTCTGCAGAAGTACCCGGAGTACGATGGACGCGACGTCACCATAGCCATCTTCGATTCCGGCGTCGATCCCCGGGCAACGGGACTGGAG ACGCTGTGCGATGGAAAGACCGTTAAAGTAATAGAGCGGTACGACTGTTCCGGATGCGGCGACGTGGACATGAAGAAGAAGGTGACGCCGGACGAGAACGGCAACATTAAGGGCCTGTCCGGAAACTCGCTCAAGCTGAGTCCGGAGCTGATGGCTCTGAACACAGATCCGGAGAAGGCGGTGCGGGTAGGCCTCAAGAGCTTCAGCGATTTGTTGCCCTCCAAGGTGCGGAACAACATTGTGGCCCAGGCCAAGCTGAAGCACTGGGACAAGCCGCACAAGACGGCCACTGCAAACGCCAGTCGCAAGATTGTTGAATTTGAGTCACAAAATCCAG GAGAAGCCTCAAAACTGCCCTGGGACAAGAAGATATTGAAAGAGAATCTAGACTTTGAGCTAGAGATGTTGAATAGCTACGAGAAGGTGTACGGCGACATTAAGACCTCCTACGATTGCATCCTTTTTCCCACGGCCGACGGATGGCTGACAATCGTCGACACCACGGAGCAGGGCGATCTGGATCAGGCTCTGCGCATTGGCGAGTATTCCCGCACGCACGAGACCCGCAATGTGGACGACTTTCTTTCCATATCGGTAAACGTCCACGACGAGGGCAACGTACTGGAGGTGGTCGGCATGAGCTCACCCCACGGCACCCACGTATCGTCTATTGCCAGCGGCAACCATAGCTCCCGGGACGTGGATGGCGTGGCGCCGAATGCTAAGATCGTTTCTATGACCATCGGTGATGGTCGACTTGGGTCTATGGAGACCGGCACGGCACTAGTGCGTGCCATGACTAAGGTGATGGAACTATGTCGCGATGGCAGACGCATCGATGTGATCAACATGAGCTATGGCGAGCATGCCAATTGGTCAAATTCCGG CCGCATTGGGGAGCTCATGAACGAGGTTGTCAACAAGTATGGCGTGGTGTGGGTGGCATCGGCCGGCAACCATGGTCCGGCACTTTGTACTGTGGGAACTCCGCCGGACATCAGCCAGCCCAGTTTGATCGGCGTGGGCGCGTACGTATCACCCCAAATGATGGAGGCCGAGTATGCGATGCGAGAAAAGCTGCCCGGGAACGTGTACACCTGGACATCGCGAGATCCCTGCATCGACGGAGGTCAAGGCGTTACCGTATGCGCTCCGGGCGGAGCCATTGCGTCCGTGCCACAGTTTACTATGAGCAAGTCCCAGCTGATGAACGGTACCAGCATGGCGGCACCTCACGTCGCCGGCGCAGTGGCGCTGCTCATCTCCGGTCTGAAGCAACAGAACATCGAGTATTCGCCGTACAGTATTAAGCGAGCGATCAGCGTCACTGCCACCAAACTGGGCTATGTAGATCCCTTTGCTCAGGGCCATGGCTTGCTCAATGTCGAGAAGGCATTCGAGCATTTGACGGAGCACCGCCAGTCCAAGGATAATATGCTCAG GTTCTCCGTGCGCGTGGGCAACAACGCAGACAAGGGCATTCATTTGCGTCAGGGCGTGCAGCGTAACTCCATCGATTACAACGTTTATATAGAGCCCATCTTCTACAATGACAAGGAGGCGG ATCCCAAGGACAAGTTTAACTTCAATGTACGGCTAAATCTGATTGCCTCGCAGCCGTGGGTGCAGTGTGGAGCTTTCTTGGATCTCAGCTATGGCACCCGCTCCATTGCCGTGCGCGTCGATCCCACTGGACTCCAGCCAGGCGTTCACAGCGCTGT GATTCGGGCTTATGACACTGACTGCGTACAGAAGGGTTCTCTCTTTGAGATTCCTGTCACGGTGGTGCAGCCCCATGTGCTGGAGTCGGATCAGAACACGCCCGTCTTCGAACCCGCCTCTTCCAAGGGAGACAACAGCGTGGAGTTTCAGCCAAACACCATTCAAAGAGACTTCATCCTGGTGCCAGAACGTGCTACTTGGGCGG AGTTGCGTATGCGTATAACCGATCCCAATCGTGGCGAGGACATTGGAAAGTTCTTTGTACACACGAACCAACTTCTTCCCAAGCAATCCTGTCGTAAGCTTGAGACCATGAAGATCGTATCGGTTGGCTCGGAAAACGAATCTATAATGGCTTTTAAAGTTAAG TCTGGCAGGATTCTGGAGCTATGCATTGCCAAGTACTGGTCCAACTACGGCCAGAGTCACCTGAAGTACAGCTTGCGTTTCCGTGGCGTGGAAGCGCACAATCCCAATGCCT ACGTCATGCATGCGGGCAGGGGAATTCATAAGCTGGAGATTGAGGCCCTGGTTGCCGAGGATGTGCAGCCCCAGCTACAGCTAAAGAATGCCGAAGTGGTGCTAAAACCGACCGAGGCCAAGATCTCGCCGCTAAGCGCCACACGAGACGTCATCCCAGATGGACGTCAGGTGTATCAGAACCTGCTGGCCTTTAACTTGAACGTGGCCAAGGCCGCAGATGTGTCGATATACGCACCGATCTTTAACGACTTGTTGTATGAAGCGGAGTTTGAGTCACAGATGTGGATGCTTTTTGATGCAAACAAGGCCCTGGTGGCCACCGGCGATGCTCACTCCCACACTTCCTTCACAAAGCTCGATAAGGGCGAATACACAATCAGACTGCAGGTGCGTCACGAGAAGCGCGACCTGCTGGAGAAGATCTCGGAGGCAAATCTGGTGGCCTCATTCAAGCTGACTAGCCCCCTCACCCTTGATTTCTATGAGAACTACAATCAGTGCATAGTGGGAGGTCGTAAATACGTCTCGAGTCCGCTAAGGCTGTCCACTCGGGTGCTTTATATCGCTCCTATTACCCAAGAGCGACTTACCAAGGCCAATCTGCCCGCTCAATGCGCCTGGCTGAGCGGCAATCTGGTATTCCCGCAAGATGAGGTCGGACGGCGAGTGGCTCAGCATCCATTTACTTACATCCTCAATCCCGCTGAGAAAAAGTCACACACGAATGGCTCGAGCAACGGTTCCAGCGCTGCAGGATCCACAGCTACGGCAGCTGCTGTCACCACTGCTAATGGCGCAAAACCGAAAGCTCCGGCGACTCCACAAGCGGCCACCTCAGTGACCAATCCTGCGGCCGGCGATGGAATTTCTGTTCAGAACGACCCGCCTGTGGACAGCAGTGGGAGTCCCGCCTCACCCAAAAAGGGCAAGGCCAATGCCGACGATTATGCCGAAAGTTTTCGCGACTTTCAATGTTCGCAGATTGTCAAGTGTG AACTGGAAATGGCAGAGAAAATCTATAATGATGTAGTCGCTGCCCATCCCAAGCATTTGCAGGCAAACCTGCTACTTATCCAGAACATCGAGTCCAATCAGCTGAAGTCGCAACTGCCGCTGACTTTCGTCAATGCTCAAAAGACATCGCCACCAGAGGCAGGCGAGAGCGCCGACAAGCAAAAGGAGGATCAAAAGAAAGTACGAAGCGCCCTGGAGCGAATTGTTAAGCTGGCCGACAAGGTGATCCAGGAGACCGATTCCGAGGCACTGCTCTCCTACTACGGTCTGAAGAACGACACTCGTGCCGATGCAGCCAAGATAAAGAC CAACATGGACAAACAGAAAAACACTCTCATTGAGGCGCTAAGCAAGAAGGGCATTGCTGTGGCAAAGCTGGCTGTATTAGACGACTGTATCAAGGATAGCCTGGCTGAGATCAACGAGCTGTATACCGAGATTATCAAGTTCGTGGACGCCAACGACTCCAAGGCCATCCAGTTCGCTCTGTGGCACGCCTATGCCCATGGCCACTACGGTCGCATGTACAAGTATGTGGTTAAGCTAATCGAGGAGAAGCGAACCCGCGATCACTTCGTGGAGCTGGCCGCCATCAACGGCGCCCTGGGTCACGAGCACATCCGTACTGTCATCAACCGTATGATGATCACTGCCTTTCCCAGCAGCTTCCGTTTGTTCTGA